In Paenibacillus sp. G2S3, a single window of DNA contains:
- a CDS encoding saccharopine dehydrogenase NADP-binding domain-containing protein, whose amino-acid sequence MQGKEDIVVVGGYGYVGRTICEILEKRYPGKVFAAGRSLEKAERFSQSTQGKIKPLQLDTNKPLPPHLLDQVKLVTMCLDQTNTDFVKACFRSGTHYVDISASGPFLSQIEAFNEEAVRDGSSAVLSVGLAPGITNLMALEAERLLEQTEEIDIAIMLGLGDSHGKAAIEWTVNSLGEKFEVKQKDRQVEVESFTDSKTYHFGDELGSRHAYRFPFSDQQTLVRTLKASSISTRFCLDSVIITKILAVAKKTGAVRLLKTGWVNRSMVRAMERLHLGSDQFAIKVEARGRNREGKPMYADLILQGKNQSIVTAKVTAAVSKLLYDSPFPGGVYHIEQITDLAYIQKELGSTLSLKIQVKEHNAD is encoded by the coding sequence ATGCAGGGAAAAGAAGATATAGTTGTCGTTGGTGGTTATGGATATGTAGGGCGTACAATATGTGAAATATTAGAGAAGAGGTATCCAGGTAAAGTATTTGCTGCAGGAAGAAGTCTTGAAAAAGCAGAGCGGTTCAGTCAATCTACCCAGGGTAAAATCAAGCCGTTACAGTTAGATACCAATAAGCCGTTACCTCCACATTTACTAGATCAAGTGAAGCTAGTCACCATGTGTTTGGATCAAACGAACACAGATTTTGTAAAAGCCTGCTTTCGTAGCGGTACGCATTATGTGGATATATCAGCGAGCGGTCCTTTTTTATCTCAAATTGAAGCGTTCAATGAAGAGGCTGTACGAGATGGGTCTAGTGCTGTTCTTAGTGTAGGGCTTGCACCCGGTATAACCAATCTAATGGCTCTTGAAGCGGAGAGACTGCTGGAACAGACGGAAGAAATCGATATCGCGATTATGCTCGGACTTGGTGATTCTCATGGTAAGGCAGCGATCGAATGGACAGTGAATAGTTTAGGGGAAAAGTTTGAAGTAAAGCAGAAGGATCGTCAGGTAGAGGTGGAGAGCTTCACAGACAGCAAAACGTATCATTTTGGTGATGAGTTAGGGAGTCGACATGCTTATCGTTTCCCATTCTCAGATCAACAGACGCTTGTTCGAACGCTAAAAGCATCGTCCATTTCGACACGGTTTTGTCTGGATTCAGTCATCATTACAAAAATACTGGCCGTAGCCAAAAAAACTGGGGCTGTTCGTTTGCTGAAGACAGGCTGGGTGAACAGATCGATGGTTCGTGCTATGGAGCGGCTACATTTAGGGAGTGACCAGTTCGCGATCAAGGTTGAGGCCCGTGGAAGAAATCGAGAGGGAAAGCCAATGTATGCTGATTTAATATTGCAAGGAAAGAATCAATCCATTGTCACGGCAAAAGTGACAGCAGCAGTATCAAAGCTACTGTATGATTCTCCATTTCCAGGCGGCGTATATCATATCGAGCAGATAACAGATCTAGCCTATATACAGAAGGAATTAGGATCGACGCTCTCGCTAAAGATTCAAGTAAAGGAGCATAATGCAGATTAA
- a CDS encoding RNA polymerase sigma factor, which translates to MKLSHTHRTIDTIWRMESAKIIAGLTRMVWDVGLAEDLAQDALVIALNRWPEIGIPDNPGAWLMTTAKRRAIDLIRRTKLRDQKYVEIAHSMDLSTEEDIDDLLDEEIGDDLLRLIFMTCHPVLSQDARVALTLRLLCGLTTEEIARSFLVAESTIAQRIVRAKRTLSANKVPFEMPAREELKDRLSTVLEVIYLMFNEGYAATSGVDWIRPLLCQEALRLGRVLAEIDPYEPEVHGLVALMEIQSSRFRTRVNSKGEPILLMDQNRAQWDQLLIRRGLAALERSRKLGRPLGPYSLQAAISACHAQANTTAETDWIRISALYEALSRVMPSPIVELNRAVAISMAFGPTFGLQIVDELNHEPSMREYHLLPSVRGDLLLKLGRYDEARTEFERAASLTANERERALLLNRAADCNLETS; encoded by the coding sequence GTGAAGTTGTCCCATACTCATAGAACCATTGATACGATATGGCGAATGGAATCGGCAAAGATCATTGCGGGGTTAACGCGTATGGTATGGGACGTGGGTCTCGCAGAGGATCTTGCTCAGGACGCTTTAGTAATTGCCCTTAATCGATGGCCAGAAATCGGTATTCCAGATAATCCGGGTGCTTGGTTGATGACCACCGCGAAGCGGCGTGCGATTGATCTTATTCGCAGGACTAAACTTCGAGATCAGAAATACGTTGAGATTGCACACAGTATGGATTTATCCACAGAGGAAGACATAGATGATTTGTTAGACGAGGAGATCGGTGACGATCTCCTTCGCCTGATCTTTATGACCTGTCATCCGGTTTTATCACAAGATGCCAGAGTAGCCCTGACCCTTCGACTATTATGCGGATTGACGACAGAAGAAATCGCACGTTCTTTCCTGGTCGCCGAATCAACGATTGCTCAGCGAATTGTTCGGGCGAAGAGAACCCTTAGTGCTAACAAGGTTCCTTTTGAAATGCCTGCGAGGGAAGAACTCAAAGACCGTCTGTCTACAGTACTTGAAGTCATCTACCTTATGTTTAATGAAGGATATGCTGCAACCTCTGGCGTGGACTGGATCCGTCCGCTGTTATGCCAGGAGGCGCTGAGACTAGGACGGGTACTTGCTGAGATTGATCCTTATGAACCTGAAGTTCATGGACTGGTCGCCCTTATGGAGATTCAATCCTCTCGCTTTAGGACGAGGGTTAATAGCAAAGGAGAGCCCATTCTTCTTATGGATCAAAACCGTGCACAGTGGGATCAATTACTGATCCGTCGTGGCTTGGCTGCATTAGAACGTAGCCGAAAGCTTGGACGTCCGCTCGGACCTTATTCGCTTCAGGCTGCGATTTCTGCTTGTCATGCGCAGGCAAACACTACAGCCGAGACAGACTGGATCCGTATCTCTGCGCTGTACGAAGCGCTATCAAGAGTTATGCCTTCGCCGATCGTTGAATTAAACCGAGCAGTTGCCATATCTATGGCTTTTGGTCCAACCTTTGGACTGCAAATTGTGGATGAGCTGAATCATGAACCCTCTATGAGGGAATATCACCTGCTGCCTAGCGTTCGTGGCGATCTCTTGCTGAAGCTAGGTCGGTACGATGAAGCCCGTACAGAGTTTGAACGCGCCGCATCCTTAACCGCGAATGAACGTGAAAGAGCCCTTTTACTGAATCGGGCGGCAGACTGTAACTTAGAAACATCGTAG
- a CDS encoding MarR family transcriptional regulator codes for MRGLGSRTILYQQNVAASLGLYNNDFLSIDILHERGPITAGELSKLTGLATGSVTALVDRLENNGFVRRQNDPSDRRKVIIVPLYENNEVGNAYLPLHAEMLKLASTYSDEELELITQFLGKASTVLEEQIHRLSSTTINNLST; via the coding sequence ATGCGGGGCCTAGGAAGTCGAACGATACTATATCAGCAAAATGTGGCAGCCTCACTTGGGTTATATAATAATGATTTTCTATCCATAGATATCCTCCACGAAAGAGGTCCCATCACCGCAGGTGAACTTTCCAAACTAACCGGACTGGCTACAGGGAGTGTTACGGCTTTAGTTGATCGACTTGAAAATAACGGTTTTGTTCGCAGACAAAATGACCCAAGTGACCGTCGTAAGGTAATTATTGTCCCTTTGTATGAAAATAATGAGGTCGGAAATGCTTACCTTCCGCTGCATGCCGAGATGCTTAAATTAGCTTCTACTTACTCTGATGAAGAGCTAGAACTTATTACTCAATTTTTAGGAAAAGCAAGTACGGTCCTGGAAGAGCAGATTCATCGTTTAAGCTCCACGACGATCAATAATCTTTCCACTTAA
- a CDS encoding helix-turn-helix transcriptional regulator: MTTNKRYILLKKQIIKLGMVTDSSHNYRTSLLSFLREAVPFDAACCTHVDPQTLLSTGAVTEDNVESIHPHLFQIEYGEDDVNTYEQMVQSKLLVATIYEATKQQPERSARYQKVLSPAGFGDELRAVLILGESCWGYLTLYRNADQLKFSQEECDWITSLIPMIAARMRAFSLELPERDETWLEEHYGSGIAVLSDHLALLSSNPAADHWLDKLRSLEMIDAHVLPRPIRAVSTQALNSSSESAGTAKACIRMTEGPYLVVRASRLQASNGQKQVAISFEPARPADMLPIIAEAYGLTEREQQLLHGVIRGLSTKELASALHISAYTVQDHLKSIFSKASVSSRRELIWYLHSRYNIIEA, from the coding sequence ATGACCACCAACAAGCGTTACATTCTACTAAAGAAACAAATCATTAAGCTAGGTATGGTTACTGATTCATCTCACAACTACCGTACTTCCTTACTGTCCTTCTTGCGTGAAGCTGTTCCTTTTGATGCCGCCTGCTGTACTCATGTTGATCCACAGACGTTGCTATCAACTGGTGCGGTTACTGAAGACAACGTAGAATCCATTCATCCCCACTTGTTCCAGATCGAATACGGTGAGGATGATGTTAACACCTATGAGCAAATGGTTCAAAGCAAGCTCCTCGTCGCTACAATATATGAAGCAACCAAACAGCAACCCGAACGGAGTGCCCGATATCAAAAGGTTTTGTCTCCAGCAGGTTTTGGGGATGAACTACGTGCAGTCCTAATTCTTGGAGAATCTTGCTGGGGGTATTTGACGCTGTACAGGAATGCAGATCAATTGAAATTCTCACAAGAGGAATGTGATTGGATCACCTCGCTCATCCCTATGATTGCAGCTAGAATGCGGGCTTTCAGTCTTGAGCTTCCAGAGAGAGATGAGACTTGGCTTGAAGAACATTACGGTTCCGGCATTGCAGTTTTATCTGATCACTTGGCTCTTCTCTCTTCCAATCCCGCAGCGGATCACTGGTTAGACAAACTCCGCTCATTGGAAATGATCGATGCTCATGTTCTGCCTCGTCCAATCCGTGCTGTAAGCACGCAAGCGTTAAACAGCTCTTCCGAATCAGCGGGGACAGCGAAGGCATGCATTCGTATGACTGAGGGGCCCTATTTAGTCGTTCGAGCAAGTCGTCTTCAGGCTAGCAACGGTCAGAAACAGGTTGCCATTTCATTCGAACCGGCGCGTCCTGCTGACATGCTTCCCATCATTGCTGAAGCTTATGGTTTGACGGAACGTGAGCAACAGCTATTACACGGTGTAATTCGAGGATTATCCACTAAAGAATTGGCTTCTGCTCTACATATTTCCGCATACACCGTCCAGGATCATTTAAAGTCCATTTTTAGCAAAGCAAGTGTCAGCAGCCGTAGAGAACTTATATGGTATTTGCATTCACGCTACAATATTATAGAAGCATAA
- a CDS encoding YciI family protein: MRFMMIVKATTDSEAGTMPSQELIDAMQKYNEELVKAGVLLAGDGLQPSSSGIRISYPDAGGKPKVMDGPFTEAKEMIAGYTLIEVKSREEAIEWALRMPDPHGFGQGEIELRQVFEPEELMDDPDTLAKEAALRKRVEEQRQA, from the coding sequence ATGAGATTTATGATGATTGTTAAAGCTACAACAGATTCTGAGGCGGGAACTATGCCTAGTCAAGAATTGATTGATGCCATGCAGAAGTATAATGAGGAATTAGTTAAAGCAGGTGTGTTGCTTGCTGGCGATGGATTACAACCGAGTTCCAGTGGAATTCGAATTTCTTATCCGGATGCTGGTGGCAAACCGAAAGTTATGGATGGTCCGTTTACAGAGGCTAAAGAAATGATCGCTGGTTATACGCTGATAGAGGTCAAATCAAGAGAAGAAGCCATTGAATGGGCTTTACGTATGCCGGACCCTCATGGATTTGGCCAAGGAGAGATTGAGCTACGACAGGTATTCGAGCCGGAGGAGTTAATGGACGATCCCGACACATTGGCGAAAGAAGCAGCACTTCGTAAACGGGTTGAGGAGCAGAGGCAAGCGTGA
- a CDS encoding DUF1801 domain-containing protein encodes MNQEVIDFIEALKEPWQGELSTNLREVVHQAIPDVQERIQYKKPHFLKNGKYAAAISTSKDAVSFVIFNTNELEFPEGMFEGPPERKTLKLRKGDTVDMAQLVTWVSQASALL; translated from the coding sequence ATGAATCAAGAAGTCATCGATTTTATTGAAGCATTAAAAGAACCATGGCAGGGGGAGTTATCTACTAATCTTCGTGAGGTTGTGCACCAAGCGATCCCGGATGTGCAAGAGCGTATTCAATATAAGAAACCCCATTTTTTGAAAAATGGTAAATACGCAGCAGCTATCTCAACATCGAAAGATGCGGTAAGTTTTGTTATTTTTAATACGAATGAGCTCGAGTTTCCAGAAGGGATGTTCGAAGGACCCCCAGAGAGAAAAACGCTGAAACTGCGTAAAGGGGATACAGTGGATATGGCTCAATTAGTGACTTGGGTCAGCCAAGCTTCAGCTTTACTATAA
- a CDS encoding polyprenyl synthetase family protein, protein MNEKFTDYADTGYSIAEQKAAQYFAALREQFKEKTYVSTLKEDFQLWKKNHIHRRSWLSFLSRGKRKPDSQDYHRYLGWLNQTGKLDDYLDRSVSYLYMRDLGQALDSPNTQVRIKRMVADIRNQMIHPGSTNAGDQSDFMSFTGIYRWAQKEGVETATIWVIDKLKQVSAHLPKEMNPEQAQRKLIKIIVGVILHVMEEMDDDVPRVERSNRIGEAIRLGYSYGLTYPFIDDLLDSSVLTDQEKEQYSKMIRIAILNRVVPEMGEWSGENMPFIQFVHSELKEAFEYIRGYQREEMQDAFFEQSFVFFHSQELDRIKDLSNPDYSNEELFIPIILKSSSSRLIVRSVISAPADDGFDQRTFFYGLYNQLADDFADMFDDMKAGAVTPYTYYLQYRSQRTDLINPFELYWTVISHLIHTVYRSDPKTREVILDRAINGLKRCKERVGIEKYKEIMEIFASGQPAFNRLVQQMVQKADDVDFFDKLLRDQLLLNLKNSKKEKAEFRDTIQKVRDQINKQLLIAKSDGTPEMKELLIDAANYSLAGDGKRIRPILTWVMGVNEYSLDASAIVPLLRSLEYMHTASLIFDDLPSQDNASTRRGRATLHEVYNSSTAELTGLFLIQKSIEEQASLHSFDAKAVLALMQYSAQKAEDTCMGQAMDLNSKGKTLTLEQLNMICFYKTGIAFEASLVMPAILAQVKESEVLALKKFAYHAGIAFQIKDDLLDLEGDHHLLGKPIGQDVENNNSTFVSILGPDGARKEMWEHYCLAMEALKEIPRNIAFLKHLLNYMINRNR, encoded by the coding sequence ATGAATGAAAAATTTACAGATTACGCCGATACAGGATATTCTATCGCAGAGCAGAAGGCGGCTCAGTATTTTGCAGCTCTTCGTGAACAGTTCAAAGAAAAAACTTATGTGTCTACCTTGAAAGAAGATTTTCAGTTGTGGAAGAAAAACCATATTCATCGTCGTTCATGGTTGTCCTTTTTATCAAGAGGGAAAAGGAAACCTGATTCTCAGGATTATCATAGATATCTAGGATGGCTGAATCAAACTGGTAAATTGGATGATTATTTGGATCGAAGTGTTTCTTATCTTTATATGAGAGATCTGGGGCAAGCATTGGATTCACCTAACACACAGGTCCGGATCAAGCGTATGGTTGCCGACATTAGAAATCAGATGATTCATCCAGGCTCGACAAATGCGGGGGATCAATCAGATTTCATGAGTTTCACGGGGATTTATCGTTGGGCTCAGAAGGAAGGCGTTGAAACGGCCACGATTTGGGTGATAGACAAACTGAAGCAGGTATCAGCACATCTCCCGAAGGAAATGAATCCCGAGCAAGCGCAGCGTAAATTGATCAAGATCATAGTTGGAGTGATTCTCCATGTGATGGAAGAGATGGACGATGATGTGCCACGTGTGGAGCGTTCCAATAGAATTGGGGAAGCCATTAGACTTGGTTATTCATATGGCCTAACTTATCCATTCATTGATGATCTCCTTGATTCCAGTGTCTTAACCGACCAAGAGAAAGAACAGTATTCTAAGATGATACGCATCGCGATCCTTAATAGAGTTGTGCCAGAGATGGGAGAATGGTCCGGAGAGAACATGCCGTTCATTCAATTTGTACATTCGGAGCTCAAGGAGGCTTTTGAATACATCCGAGGGTATCAGCGGGAAGAAATGCAGGATGCATTTTTCGAGCAGTCCTTTGTATTTTTTCATTCTCAGGAGTTGGATCGAATCAAGGATCTTTCTAACCCTGATTATAGTAATGAAGAGCTTTTTATACCCATCATTTTAAAATCCTCTTCTTCCCGTTTAATTGTCCGATCCGTAATTAGTGCTCCAGCAGATGACGGATTTGATCAACGTACCTTTTTCTATGGGTTATATAATCAATTGGCTGATGATTTTGCGGATATGTTTGACGATATGAAAGCGGGAGCGGTAACCCCCTATACTTATTATTTGCAATACCGTAGTCAACGTACAGATCTGATCAATCCTTTTGAATTATACTGGACGGTCATTTCCCATTTAATACACACCGTGTATCGCTCTGATCCTAAAACCCGTGAAGTAATATTAGATCGCGCCATTAATGGCCTCAAGCGATGTAAAGAACGTGTAGGAATTGAAAAGTATAAAGAAATCATGGAGATTTTTGCTTCTGGTCAACCAGCATTTAATCGGCTTGTTCAGCAGATGGTGCAAAAAGCGGACGATGTGGATTTTTTCGATAAACTGCTTCGGGATCAGTTGCTTTTGAATCTAAAAAACAGCAAGAAGGAAAAAGCGGAATTTCGAGATACGATCCAAAAGGTCCGCGATCAAATCAATAAACAATTGTTGATAGCCAAGTCAGACGGGACGCCAGAAATGAAAGAGTTGCTTATTGATGCGGCTAATTATAGTCTAGCAGGCGACGGCAAACGAATAAGACCAATATTGACATGGGTCATGGGTGTTAACGAATATAGTCTAGATGCATCGGCAATTGTGCCGCTTCTGAGATCTTTGGAATATATGCATACTGCTTCTCTAATCTTCGATGATCTTCCGTCCCAGGATAATGCCTCTACTCGAAGAGGTCGTGCAACTCTGCACGAAGTGTATAATAGCTCAACGGCGGAATTAACCGGTTTGTTTCTGATTCAGAAGTCGATTGAGGAACAAGCGTCACTTCATTCTTTTGATGCAAAAGCTGTCCTTGCCTTGATGCAATATTCAGCCCAAAAAGCAGAAGATACATGTATGGGTCAGGCGATGGATTTGAATTCTAAGGGGAAAACGTTGACGCTAGAGCAATTAAATATGATTTGTTTTTATAAGACTGGAATTGCATTTGAAGCTTCACTAGTGATGCCAGCGATTCTGGCTCAGGTTAAGGAATCTGAAGTTCTGGCTTTGAAAAAATTTGCCTATCATGCGGGGATTGCCTTTCAGATTAAAGATGATTTGCTTGATTTGGAAGGGGATCATCATTTACTAGGTAAGCCGATAGGGCAGGATGTGGAGAATAACAATTCAACGTTTGTATCGATCCTTGGTCCAGACGGTGCGCGAAAAGAGATGTGGGAGCACTACTGTCTCGCCATGGAAGCGTTGAAGGAGATCCCTCGTAATATTGCTTTTCTGAAACATTTATTGAACTACATGATTAATCGAAATCGATAA
- a CDS encoding MDR family MFS transporter — protein MVKKLEKKNNVGIIIAALLLATLMASMDNTILATAMGTIVGDLGGFDKLMWVTSAYMIAEMAGMPIFGKLSDMYGRKRFFIFGIIVFMIGSALCGTANSIVQLSIYRAIQGIGGGALVPIAFTIMFDVVAPEKRGKIGGLFGAAYGISSIFGPLIGAYIADYIHWSWVFYINLPIGVIAFFLIAFFYKESVEHSKEKIDYLGAFTLVASILCLMFAIELGGKKYAWDSAMILGLFFAFVVFIVGFVFIERRAEEPIITFGMFKNRLYSTSNVMAIFSGAAFITASVYIPIYIQGVLGGSATNSGLVLLPMMVGSVITAAGGGFLLSKFNYRTIMISTLILLVLGIALLTTLTPDSSRFMVTIFMFLVGLGIGSSFSVLSNAAIHGFNARQRGSASSTLSFTRELGMTLGITVFGIIQSHVFSNKLASMFSGGGAAPEGVNLSDPSTILTPDTREKIPTEVLDKITEGLSSSLVHTFAWAIIPSVIALLAAFVMSKEKFDPASELGEYTASH, from the coding sequence ATGGTAAAGAAATTGGAGAAGAAAAATAATGTAGGCATTATTATAGCGGCTCTATTGCTGGCCACACTTATGGCATCAATGGATAACACTATATTAGCAACTGCAATGGGAACAATCGTAGGGGATCTTGGCGGTTTTGACAAACTGATGTGGGTGACCTCTGCTTATATGATAGCTGAGATGGCGGGTATGCCGATTTTCGGAAAATTATCGGATATGTATGGCCGCAAGCGTTTCTTTATTTTCGGAATTATTGTATTTATGATCGGATCTGCTTTATGTGGTACCGCAAACTCTATAGTTCAGCTGAGTATTTATCGTGCAATTCAGGGTATTGGTGGAGGGGCACTCGTTCCAATTGCGTTCACCATCATGTTCGATGTAGTTGCTCCAGAAAAACGGGGCAAGATCGGTGGATTATTTGGAGCAGCCTATGGTATATCAAGTATTTTCGGACCCCTTATTGGCGCTTACATAGCCGATTACATCCATTGGTCTTGGGTCTTTTACATCAACTTACCTATAGGTGTTATTGCCTTCTTTTTGATAGCTTTCTTCTACAAAGAGTCTGTCGAGCATTCCAAGGAAAAGATCGATTACCTAGGTGCTTTTACACTTGTAGCTTCCATCCTGTGTCTTATGTTTGCGATTGAGCTGGGTGGAAAGAAATATGCTTGGGACTCTGCTATGATTTTGGGATTGTTTTTTGCTTTTGTAGTGTTTATCGTGGGGTTTGTTTTTATCGAACGTCGTGCAGAAGAACCCATCATTACTTTCGGTATGTTCAAGAATCGTCTTTATTCTACGAGTAATGTAATGGCTATATTTAGCGGAGCAGCATTTATTACAGCCTCGGTGTACATTCCTATCTACATTCAAGGGGTTCTTGGCGGATCGGCAACAAATTCGGGGCTTGTTCTACTTCCAATGATGGTCGGCTCCGTTATCACTGCTGCAGGCGGCGGATTCTTGCTCTCAAAATTCAATTATCGTACCATTATGATATCAACATTAATACTGCTTGTTTTAGGTATCGCTTTACTAACCACATTAACACCCGATTCTTCACGGTTCATGGTCACCATATTTATGTTTCTAGTGGGTCTTGGAATAGGTTCATCATTCTCTGTGCTAAGCAACGCAGCCATTCATGGATTTAATGCAAGGCAGCGGGGTTCCGCAAGTTCGACACTTAGTTTTACAAGGGAGCTAGGAATGACACTCGGCATAACAGTATTCGGTATTATCCAAAGTCATGTGTTTTCGAATAAATTAGCTTCCATGTTCAGTGGCGGTGGTGCGGCTCCTGAAGGTGTTAACCTAAGCGATCCAAGTACTATTTTGACCCCGGATACTCGTGAGAAAATCCCTACTGAAGTTCTTGATAAGATCACAGAAGGATTATCCTCATCACTTGTTCACACTTTTGCATGGGCGATTATTCCATCTGTTATAGCTCTATTAGCTGCATTTGTGATGAGCAAGGAGAAGTTTGATCCGGCCTCTGAATTGGGAGAGTATACGGCTTCGCATTAA
- a CDS encoding sugar phosphate isomerase/epimerase → MKLGIFSKVYLNYELEIALHKIKAQGMSTVQFNFSNVGLASLPKEISQEIILQIKEATIRSGVSIAVISGTFNTLELNEEKQVENQQCFKNVVETAAALAVPYVSISTGSLNQEDFWSPDPENHSERAWSILYESLAWMLEIAKENQVTLVFEPEQANVVSTTEDALRLLQDLNTPYLKVLYDAANLVTPQDHKDLLGKISKTLTALKEHIALAHCKDAFVTEEKITFASVGKGNLPLKEYINELSKVYDGPVIMHGLAEDDVAHALNYLN, encoded by the coding sequence GTGAAGCTAGGAATTTTCTCAAAAGTATACTTGAACTATGAACTGGAGATCGCCTTACACAAAATCAAAGCTCAAGGCATGAGCACCGTTCAATTCAATTTTTCTAACGTGGGGTTGGCGAGTTTACCTAAAGAAATTAGTCAGGAGATTATCCTTCAGATCAAAGAAGCCACCATACGTAGTGGAGTTAGCATTGCTGTGATCTCAGGGACGTTTAATACGCTGGAGCTAAATGAGGAGAAGCAAGTTGAGAATCAGCAGTGTTTTAAAAATGTAGTTGAGACTGCTGCAGCATTAGCGGTGCCGTATGTTTCTATTTCTACGGGTAGCTTGAATCAAGAAGATTTTTGGAGTCCTGATCCTGAGAATCATTCCGAAAGGGCATGGTCTATATTGTATGAAAGTCTTGCCTGGATGCTGGAAATTGCAAAAGAAAATCAAGTGACTTTAGTATTTGAACCTGAACAAGCCAATGTAGTGAGTACGACAGAAGATGCTTTGAGACTATTACAAGATCTGAACACACCCTATCTTAAGGTTTTGTATGATGCAGCAAATCTAGTAACCCCACAGGATCATAAGGACCTCTTAGGTAAGATTTCAAAAACGCTAACAGCGCTGAAGGAGCACATTGCCCTTGCACATTGCAAGGATGCTTTTGTAACCGAAGAGAAGATCACTTTTGCATCAGTGGGTAAGGGAAACTTGCCCTTAAAGGAATATATAAATGAATTAAGTAAGGTTTATGACGGTCCTGTTATTATGCATGGGTTAGCTGAGGACGATGTAGCACATGCTTTGAATTATCTTAACTAG